Within the Corynebacterium tuberculostearicum genome, the region GCAGGCTATCGGCATATTTGGTTCCGCAATACTGGCAGACTGCCTGCGGATTCTTCCTTCCATTGTGCGGCGCTGACCTTTATGTCTGATATGACGCTGATTCGCTCGGCCCTGATTCCGCATCAGGGAGAGAAAGTGCAATTGGCCAGCCTTGATCATGCGATATGGTTCCTGCGCCCATTCCGCGTGGATGAGTGGTTGCTATATGAGCAGGTATCACCCACAGCGTCGAATGCGACGGCGGTTGCGCGTGGCAAGATTTTTACCGAGCAGGGTGAATTGGTGGCGTTGGTGAATCAAGAGGGGCTTACACGTTACTTAGATGAAAATTTGGGCAGCGGCTCTGCCCATGGCAATTGGCACAACGTATAAGAATGTCCCGCTTATAAGGGGGTCGCTTTCACGCATTCGTGCAGCACACGTATAATTGCCACCAGTTTCAGCACCCGATTAGAAAGGGACTACATGTCAGGCCACTCGAAATGGGCAACTACCAAGCATAAGAAGGCTGCCAACGATGCCAAGCGTGGCAAGGAATTTGCCAAGCTGATCAAGAACATCGAAGTGGCGGCTCGTACCGGCGGTGGTGACCCAGCGGCTAACCCAACCCTTGATGACATGATCAAGAAGGCCAAGAAGGCCTCCGTCCCCAATGACAATATTGAGCGTGCTCGCAAGCGCGGTTCCGGTGAAGAAGCCGGCGGCGCCGATTGGGAAACCATCATGTACGAGGGCTACGGCCCCAACGGCGTAGCCATGCTCATTGAGTGCCTTACGGATAACCGCAACCGTGCGGCAACCGACGTGCGTACCGCGATGTCCAAGAACGGCGGCAACCTGGGTGAGTCCGGCTCTGTGGCCTACATGTTCACCCGTACCGGCTACGTCTTGGTAGAAAAGGGCGAGCTGACGGAGGATGACGTCTTGATGGCCGTGCTGGAAGCAGGCGCGGAAGAGGTCAAGGACCAGGGCGAGAAGTTTGAGATTGTTTGCGCGCCGACGGACGTGCAGGCAGTCAAGGACGCGCTCAAGGACGCCGATATTCAGGTCGATGACTCCGACAATGACTTCCGTGCGTCTGTCGAGGTACCGCTGGAGGCCAATGACGCCAAGAAGATTTTCCGCCTCATCGACGCCTTGGAAGACTCCGACGATGTGCAAAACGTCTACACCAATATGGATCTCTCCGATGAGGTTCTAGCCGAGCTGAACGAGGACTAACCACCTCGCCGCAAGGACGGCTCTTAGCGCCGGTAGCGCTCCGTGGGTATTGCCCGCAGGAGACGTTGCCGGCGCTTCGTTATGCGAAAGCTGGATGCTACGCTTGTAGAACACCTGTGTGTAGTCCATAATGGGGCAGTAGGCGGTGCACAGTGGTGCCAACATGACAATGGGGGAGAGATGAACCTAGAAGGAATGCGCGTGATGGGGATTGACCCAGGCTTGACGCGCTGCGGACTTTCCGTGGT harbors:
- a CDS encoding YebC/PmpR family DNA-binding transcriptional regulator; translated protein: MSGHSKWATTKHKKAANDAKRGKEFAKLIKNIEVAARTGGGDPAANPTLDDMIKKAKKASVPNDNIERARKRGSGEEAGGADWETIMYEGYGPNGVAMLIECLTDNRNRAATDVRTAMSKNGGNLGESGSVAYMFTRTGYVLVEKGELTEDDVLMAVLEAGAEEVKDQGEKFEIVCAPTDVQAVKDALKDADIQVDDSDNDFRASVEVPLEANDAKKIFRLIDALEDSDDVQNVYTNMDLSDEVLAELNED